The Aspergillus luchuensis IFO 4308 DNA, chromosome 6, nearly complete sequence genome segment GCTAATGGGTAATATGGTGGTATATCTCCTGTGAATATCCCTCGGAGGCGTGCGGCTTCATAGTCGGTTTCTTCTGCCGTGTCGCGCCAGATAATATGCATCGTTCCGACAGCTAGAAAGTGCTACGATCCCCAAAACTGCTGGTTATCCAATGCACTAGTTCTACAAGGGATATTGAGTTAATTTGTAGACAAACAACACTATACCAGGATGGCGATGTTGATATGACGATCTGTCTAAGCCTGAGCTTTATCTTGGAGTTGCCACCAACCGGCATATTTGAAAAACTTGAACCGTTACCATAGTAAATAACGCATGTTCGGACGCGCAGCCTTAAACAAAGCATAGAACAGGGAAAATTGATGAGCTCAGGCAAGAATTTTAGTGGAGCAAAACTGAGGCGAATGCTACCGTTCAACAGTACAATGGGCCGAGGGGAGCAAAGGATGGCTGCAAGGGTAAACAGACTTTCTATGTGACGGCGACACTTATCCAATACTGATACAAGATATTCCAATACGCCTCCTGCGTCACTGAATGCTTGACTATATAGGAGAAAGGTGCTTGTAAGTATGACTCATCCAGTTGCGGTCTTCACCTCTATGCTCTTCCTCCGATAAGGTCAAGATACTTGACCCTTAGACCCCATTCCCCATTTGAGATGGTAGTATAGCTCATCTACACAGTGTTAACAGGTATATGCCCGGGAGTTGGATGTCTTCATATGCAGATCTAACTTGAGCTTACGATGGTCTGTCCTCCCCGATTGAAGCATCTATTTTCCTGATGAAGCTAAAGACATGGGAAACGATTTCCGAGGAATCTTCAAATTAGGCGTATTAGTTACAGAATATGCTGCTATTATCTTGATCCAGGACCATGTTCTTTCTTGGATCAACCGCAGGTAAAAGCTTCGTGCTCGTATCAATCGCGATAAACTTCTAGTCGACGGACCTAGACTCAATTGATTGAGTTTCGTCTAAATCAGGATTGAACTCATGTATTAAACAAACCAACATTCAGCAAGATCTTTTTTGGTTTGGCGAATATTTCGAGGGGTAAAGCTTACACGTCATGGACGAATCTCCAAATATCGCCGTTTAGCTTCAGTCCACGAGATTTGCTGAATGCAACGAACCTAGATCATTCAATATAGGCGGATATGACAGAAAGTATGAAAatgcttttcttttgtctACCTTGAATGACTTTCAATGATGAAAAAGTCTTTTTGCCTCTCGTAAGGGTCACGAATTGATATGACCCAACGGTGTGAGATAAATCACATCTTGGCTCCTTCAAAGTATACTGGGGTTCTCAGTGGGCAATGTAAGATAATTTGTTTCAACGAGCGAAAGTAAAATCTAAGTATTGAAATTTATCTGATCTTAATATCCATTTCGCTACTTCTACCGCCATATCCCGCATCACAGTAAATTGGATTTGATAATACGCTGCTGTGGGGATAACGTGAGAGAAGGGCATTAGGTTTTATAGAGAACAAACATCAAAATCAACCAAACCGTAGAACCAGTTAGTGCGATCTTTAGCGAAATAGTGTGAAGAGCCATGGCTCCCTATGAATCAATTGGGTATTCTTTCGCGTGCTTCCAGGGAAACATGTGGAGATTTTGGGCGTTGAGGAGACTAACATAGAAGCTCAATGCGCTGACCATTGCAAGGAAGTCCTCACGTGCCTCCTCCTGATTGGGGTTTTTCTCAACCTTCTCTTTGATGAGCTTTTCAATGCTCTCGTAACTGTCATTGACGTATGCTGCTCCTATATGGCCAACAAAATCGGCAATTGATGGAACGAAATCCCGGAAAAGCACAATCAGATGCCTCAAGGTAAATTCAGGACGCGTAAACGCCAGTTTTATGATGTTGTCGAGAACATGATATCCAAGTGTTCGTATCACACTGTTAGAAAACACCATGGCACCAAAGTATGACTCCTTTGACCCAGGCCTTTCTGGTGCCTTACCACAGTGAATTTTTTCAATGTCCTCGGATATATCCGACCAACACTTTTGCGTCTGTGTCATTTTCTTTAGCCAGTTGTCACCAATCAAAACCATCAGGTACATACCTCGGTATGAATCTCATCGACGAGCTTCCTTACCTCCTTACTCACACCAGCCCTCTGATGTCTGAAAAGGTCCAGCCTATTGGGATCAGGCTCCGGCTTTAAAGCATCCCATAGAACTACCTCAATAGGGTGCTTTCTTGTCTCACACTGACATTTCCAAACTTCATCCGCAACCCAGCGCAATTTATCCATATCTTCATCAATAACCTTCCCACAAGTAGCCACCGGCTGGTGCTCGGTTACCTCACCATACTTGATCACAAAATGCTGGAATGACGAAAGAAATACCGAGCCGTCAGGCTCTTTCGCCCTATCAGGAGCCTTCTTGTCGGCAGGTGTATACTTTGAGCAGTTAGTAAGATGACTCTCTTTATGACATAAGCCACTCACAATCAGCTGTTCTGACGGAATCAAGTGATATAGCTGGTCACCAGCAACAACGGCATGTGTTTGGAGGGAGCGATAGGGTAGGGCAGTTTCAAGTAAACCAACTAGTGTTGGGTTTGCATCATTAATTTTTACCGTGATTGATGTATTGAGCTTCGGCCATTTGATTTTGACTTCATTAAGATGCTGAACCTGTGAACCATTCGGGATGCGCATAATGTAACGGCAACGATGTAGGCTGGAATTCTAAAAATCTGAAGATCTGCTTGAGCCTTGGGTGACTTATACATAGATCATTTTCGTGCGGGCTCGATAGTATAAATACTATCCATCTTACGAAAAGCCTTCCTACTACAAGGGCGATAAAACTTGAATATGATCATTGTGAGGTAAGGTAGCCTCGATCCCCCCATTGTTTGTGAGGGATCTGCGAAATACTGGGGTCTAATTGTATATTCACTCGACGAACACTCCTCCAAGAACCCACGTAACAGGGTAAGTCATAGAGAGTGGTCATAGCAAGCTAAGGTACGAAGCTACTGGCATGTTCCAAGCTTAATACATGTCACGAATACTTAGTCGGAAAAGTCTACTCGTTTGCCCAATCATTGTGTCGGCCAACGTGTACCATACTACAACAGGGGATGTCCCAGATAGGAAAGACTAAACCAAGTATTCTGTAACGCAACTTCGTTCGTAGAAATGTCCAGAGCTGTGAAGACCGATATCCTTTGCCATCAGAGCCGCAGCCTTGAAAACTGTTCAGCAAAACCGGTAGTTCACCGAGACAGAGACGTGGTGCCGTGGTTCGATTATGCACGGACACGTTTATCCACTGTATTTAGGGGAAAAGGATAGAATACAGTGCTGTTCCTTCTTCGGAGAACTTGGCAAAGGTAAAGTTATATGCCACCTCCGTCATATCATGTGACTTGTGGTTTGTTTCCTGGAAGGCTACATTGTGGAGGTACGCGGGTATAAGAGATACTGTCTGAGTACTGGTTTATAGTGAGAGACTACAATGTAGAGAACGTTGAGTTTAACAGTCGGTCCCaattgaagaaattgaaAAAAATTCACGGACGGCGGTATCCAGGTCCGAGCTACTATTATCATTTATCACCATCCTTGTGGGATTGAACGCCGAGAGGCGTCTGGATCTAACCAGGAATTACCTAGCCAATATTTTACAAGGCATCGAAAAATTGTCTGACCGCATTGCAAGATGTCTGAAACCAATCCAAATGAGCTGGAAGGCGATCCTTATCGACACACATGCCTCGTCCCCTACGTGGACCCTGACACGGCACCTCCAAATATCCAAGAAAGACTCAAAGTGCTGCCCTTTCGACGCAATATTCTCCTAACGTTAGCTCACTCACACGGTTTATTTCCTCATATCAGCGGTCTACTTGGTGCTTGTTTTGATGGAAACCAGCGCAGTATTCCAGTGCATGAGTGGCAATTGATAGTGTTACGCGTCGGTACTATCCTCCAGGCGAAGTATGAGATCGACGTCAATAAGCCCGTGGCCGAGGTCTTCGGGTTTCCTCAAGAGAAGTTTGACGCCATAGGATGCTGTATTGAGGATGTGATGAGAGGTCAGGGGCCATGGAGTGATCGAGATAGGGTAATTCTCCGCATGACCGAAGAACAGTTGAGCACCTATGACAATAAGCCGGAAACAATTGAGGATGCTTTGAAGTTGCTGTCAGTTGGGGATGTGGTAGAGGTTCTATTGATCATTGGTGTGTACGCCGCGTTGGCCCGAGTGATTGAAGGTCTCAAagtcgacgaagacgaaCCGATTCCCGATCTAAAGGAAAAGATCAAGACTGCAATCACCGGATGAAGCATGCATTCGGTGGATCGTCTTAAGAGGTCATCATAAGGTTTTTAGACAACTAGATAAAAGACCTTCACTCAGTGTGCGAGAATGAGGCAGAGTGAGGGGAACACCCTAAGAGCTCACTATACTCGGTTGAGTATAAATACTGCGGAGTCGCTAACCACAAACCATCCGTTTTATCGTTGGATGGGTATCCGCATCACCACCCAGTTACCGCTTACATCTAGAAAAAAGTCAATTGCGTAACGATTAGGCTGAACAAAGATCATGATGCTTCTATTGTAAGCTTGTGGAGTTAATTTACGCCAaggtatataaatatacgcTGGTATTCTAGACCCAGAGGCAGTCTGCGTTGTTCTCACCCTAAACTCTGAAAAGCATATTTTTTGTCGCCCAGAGTAGTATACCTATGCCTCAACTTTGACCTATCTTATCATCAAGCACTTGCAGATCCTTCCCGTACAGACCTTCAACAAGCATGATGCGCACCCAGAAACAGATCACCCTTGCTAGAGCCACACGGCCGCTGGAGACCACGGTCGCACTAGTGGCTCACTACTCGAAAGGAAGCTATTATATATTCGAAAACAATGAAATATGGTACATTGGGCTTGGCATTTATGCATCTCTGACATTCGATGCACAAGGCCAAACAGCTAACATGACAGGTAGTGACGGCCAATCGGAATCTACGGCTATCACCGGCTCAACCACGGACCTGATCAAAGAGTTTGTCTCCGAGTATTCCAATCATGGGAAAATATTCGGTCAAGTGGGATTCAACTATTCAGCCCGATGTTCAGGCCAAGCTCTCGAATTGGGTCAATGGCCAATGTTAGACCTCATCGTTCCTAGCGTGGGGGTTATTATTGAGCGGAGTAAGGTCACTATCacgggagatgatgatgaggatatacTCCGAGTAAGCGAAAAGATCGAAAGTATACTGGAAGCCGAGCTGGCCGAAGATATTGGCCTGCCGTCTCCTGTCGAAGGCAAAATAAATCTGAACGTGGACGCACAAACATATCAGACGCGCGTAGCTAATGCGATCGCGGATATCTCCGAAGCTAAATACACCAAGGCAATTCCATCCAGGAAAGTCCCCTTAGACTTTCGGGTTAATATGCTAGCAACCCTCCTTCACGGTCGACGGGCCAACAATCCCGCGCGCACATTCTCGTTCAACCACAACGGCATCCGAGCTACTGGATTCAGCCCCGAAGTCCTTCTCTCCATCAACGGCGACAAGGCCTATACAGAAGCGCTTGCTGGAACCCAACTGTCTAATTCAGCCAAAGCCAGCCTCGATCCTTTCAATAACAAGCTCTACGATGATATCAAAGAGGTCGCCGAGCATGTCATTGCTATCAAGGGCTCCATCCGTCGGTTGAGTAAACTGTGCGAACCGGAATCGATTGCGATCAAAGATTTCATGAAGGTCATGCCAAGAGGAAGCGTGCAGCATCTTCATTCCCATGTGTGCGGAAACCTGAAGCCTGGATGCGATGGTTGGGATGCTCTGCCCGGTCTCATAGCCAATATTACTGTGCCTGGGCTACCAGGAGACGGCAACTCAGATGCAATGAAGTCCTTCGAGCCAGACCCGAGAGACCTTTATTGCGGAGCAGTGCTTATGCTGGATGAAGGATTGAAACTGTTTGATGCTACTCTGGTTCTTCGCACGGTTTTCCAGGATGAGAGTCGCCAGTGGTTACAGGCTGGGGCTGGTGTAACCATCAATTCCAAACCGGAACGCGAATATTCTGAAACGTGTGAGAAGTTGGGGAGTGTGGCGCCGTTCGTAGTTCCGGCTTCTGATCAGATTTGAGTATACGGGTCAGTTAAGGTGTGGGTTGATCATGGCAATATCTAGTTTGAACAAAATTACTATTAGTGGGCGAGTCAGCCTTATCGAGGAAACGCCACCTTACGTACGTGGTGCTTACCGTCTAAACCCACTGCAGTTCAGCCTTTGAACAAGAGCCAAACCCCATTGAATGCTGGCGAGCGTTGAAGGTCATGTCTGCATGAGAGCGGTATTATTTTTGAGGCGTGGTATGGTTTCCACTCTTTCACTCACGTATCTGCGTAGACTTTAAGCACAATGAACTAGTAGGGATTGGTAAATGCTGTTTCACTGGCATAGAGTACCGTGCAGAATGCATAGTGCGCTTGATGTAATATTAGTATCATCATGCCCTTTAGACCAAGAAGTCAGTCTCTAGGGAAAAGTATTGCCAAATGACTTCAATGTACTTCTGATAAAAGCTCGAACATTCCTTACAAAGCTTGTTTGCTTAATATGGTCGACTTGATTGAAAAACAGTTGCCTCTCTTGATTTCAAGCAAACAAGTATCAGCTCACACCCAGTGTTTGCATTCGAATAAAGGTGAATGGGCTTGCCAGATCTCTGGAACAAGTTCAACTTCGTGCGCACATATTGCTTccttctgtctctccttAACTGCATGATGTCTACGATTTCCGTTGGAAAAATCGGCGCACTCATCACCATGGCAGATGCATTCTACCCCTGGCTGTTAGCTGTGGCCTGCGCACTCCTGATAGCAAATGTGCTGTACTACTTGGTGATTGA includes the following:
- a CDS encoding uncharacterized protein (COG:S;~EggNog:ENOG410Q2S8;~InterPro:IPR040602;~PFAM:PF18631;~antiSMASH:Cluster_6.4); its protein translation is MRIPNGSQVQHLNEVKIKWPKLNTSITVKINDANPTLVGLLETALPYRSLQTHAVVAGDQLYHLIPSEQLIYTPADKKAPDRAKEPDGSVFLSSFQHFVIKYGEVTEHQPVATCGKVIDEDMDKLRWVADEVWKCQCETRKHPIEVVLWDALKPEPDPNRLDLFRHQRAGVSKEVRKLVDEIHTETQKCWSDISEDIEKIHCGKAPERPGSKESYFGAMVFSNSVIRTLGYHVLDNIIKLAFTRPEFTLRHLIVLFRDFVPSIADFVGHIGAAYVNDSYESIEKLIKEKVEKNPNQEEAREDFLAMVSALSFYVSLLNAQNLHMFPWKHAKEYPIDS
- a CDS encoding carboxymuconolactone decarboxylase family protein (COG:S;~EggNog:ENOG410Q1WF;~InterPro:IPR029032;~SMCOG1298:putative carboxymuconolactone decarboxylase;~antiSMASH:Cluster_6.4), giving the protein MSETNPNELEGDPYRHTCLVPYVDPDTAPPNIQERLKVLPFRRNILLTLAHSHGLFPHISGLLGACFDGNQRSIPVHEWQLIVLRVGTILQAKYEIDVNKPVAEVFGFPQEKFDAIGCCIEDVMRGQGPWSDRDRVILRMTEEQLSTYDNKPETIEDALKLLSVGDVVEVLLIIGVYAALARVIEGLKVDEDEPIPDLKEKIKTAITG
- a CDS encoding putative salicylate synthetase (COG:E;~EggNog:ENOG410PVBD;~InterPro:IPR019996,IPR005801,IPR015890;~PFAM:PF00425;~SMCOG1018:isochorismate synthase;~antiSMASH:Cluster_6.4;~go_function: GO:0008909 - isochorismate synthase activity [Evidence IEA];~go_function: GO:0016833 - oxo-acid-lyase activity [Evidence IEA];~go_process: GO:0009058 - biosynthetic process [Evidence IEA]) translates to MMRTQKQITLARATRPLETTVALVAHYSKGSYYIFENNEIWYIGLGIYASLTFDAQGQTANMTGSDGQSESTAITGSTTDLIKEFVSEYSNHGKIFGQVGFNYSARCSGQALELGQWPMLDLIVPSVGVIIERSKVTITGDDDEDILRVSEKIESILEAELAEDIGLPSPVEGKINLNVDAQTYQTRVANAIADISEAKYTKAIPSRKVPLDFRVNMLATLLHGRRANNPARTFSFNHNGIRATGFSPEVLLSINGDKAYTEALAGTQLSNSAKASLDPFNNKLYDDIKEVAEHVIAIKGSIRRLSKLCEPESIAIKDFMKVMPRGSVQHLHSHVCGNLKPGCDGWDALPGLIANITVPGLPGDGNSDAMKSFEPDPRDLYCGAVLMLDEGLKLFDATLVLRTVFQDESRQWLQAGAGVTINSKPEREYSETCEKLGSVAPFVVPASDQI